In the genome of Granulibacter bethesdensis CGDNIH1, one region contains:
- a CDS encoding enoyl-CoA hydratase/isomerase family protein: MEQENLISPAPTVAIQAGTVQTVAIRQSGPTGWITLNRPSALNALNGEMVRAIQQTLNLWRDDPAVTAIILQGTGRAFCAGADVRRLREAVLADDMDVVETFFREEYTLDHTIATYPKPVLALVDGLCVGGGMGLAMHAHSLVATRAASFGMPETAIGLFPDVGASQVLPQLRGRTGLYMALTGRPIPAEMAHAAGLLTHLWPGEMSELVAGLEKHGLAALVETDLPVPSSAFDHVFSRIDTCFSGTSLIDILDALAGETSQWGEETLAAIREKSPAALCWTFEMMRTGQKLTLQQALNRDLAMAMTVTRLPDFAEGIRALLVDKDRTPHWQDARVEDVDAAMIASVLQSAASYPGTVC; encoded by the coding sequence GTGGAACAAGAAAACCTGATTTCCCCCGCCCCTACTGTCGCAATCCAGGCTGGCACAGTCCAGACTGTCGCAATCCGGCAGAGCGGCCCGACCGGCTGGATCACGCTCAACCGCCCCTCGGCCCTTAACGCGCTGAATGGGGAAATGGTACGAGCCATTCAGCAGACTCTGAACCTCTGGCGTGATGATCCAGCCGTCACCGCCATCATATTGCAGGGTACCGGGCGCGCTTTCTGTGCCGGAGCCGATGTGAGGCGTTTACGGGAAGCCGTACTGGCCGACGATATGGACGTCGTGGAAACATTTTTCCGCGAGGAGTATACGCTCGATCATACCATTGCGACCTATCCAAAGCCTGTTCTTGCTCTGGTCGACGGATTATGTGTCGGTGGCGGCATGGGGTTGGCAATGCATGCCCATAGTCTGGTTGCGACCCGCGCTGCCTCCTTCGGTATGCCTGAAACAGCCATCGGCCTGTTTCCGGATGTCGGCGCCAGCCAGGTACTACCGCAGTTGCGAGGCCGGACCGGACTTTACATGGCACTGACCGGACGCCCCATCCCCGCCGAGATGGCCCATGCTGCCGGACTTCTCACGCATCTCTGGCCCGGAGAAATGTCCGAGCTTGTCGCCGGTCTGGAAAAACACGGTCTGGCTGCACTGGTGGAAACCGATCTTCCCGTTCCTTCCTCCGCCTTTGACCATGTTTTCTCACGGATCGACACCTGCTTCTCCGGCACTTCGCTCATTGACATTCTCGACGCCCTTGCGGGCGAGACAAGCCAATGGGGGGAGGAAACACTTGCCGCCATACGCGAAAAATCACCTGCCGCGCTGTGCTGGACCTTCGAGATGATGCGAACCGGTCAGAAGCTGACGCTTCAACAGGCCCTTAACCGGGATCTGGCCATGGCCATGACCGTCACCAGATTGCCCGATTTTGCGGAGGGTATTCGTGCCCTGCTGGTAGACAAGGATCGCACACCACATTGGCAGGATGCGCGGGTCGAGGATGTCGATGCCGCCATGATCGCCAGCGTGTTGCAATCCGCTGCATCCTATCCGGGCACAGTCTGCTGA
- a CDS encoding cation diffusion facilitator family transporter, which translates to MASASSSRLVVFAALGGNFAIAVMKFAAAASTGSSAMLSEAVHSLVDTGNQLLMLWGMRCAARPATPEHPFGHGLELYFWSFMVAVLIFGLGAGVSIFEGVEKLRHPVSVTHVWPNYLVLGGSFVFEGIVWLLAMRAFLRQKGRLGVLEAAQASKDPTVFTVLFEDTAALLGLLTAGVGLGLAQWLHQPAFDAIASLVIGGILAVTALFLARESRSLLIGESAPLAVREHIRRIVASEPGVVCANEILTMHFGPSEVLVAISMDFENQRSAGAVEAAVSRIEQRIRNNYPEVRRVFVEAQGFESHRAFDQQTVPG; encoded by the coding sequence ATGGCATCTGCATCTTCTTCCCGTCTCGTCGTTTTTGCCGCGCTGGGCGGTAATTTCGCGATTGCCGTCATGAAATTTGCAGCGGCAGCCTCCACCGGTTCTTCCGCAATGTTGAGTGAGGCGGTGCACTCGCTGGTCGATACCGGCAACCAATTGCTGATGCTGTGGGGCATGAGATGTGCGGCCCGTCCTGCCACACCCGAACACCCGTTCGGTCATGGGCTGGAGCTTTATTTCTGGAGCTTCATGGTGGCCGTGCTGATTTTCGGTCTTGGCGCGGGTGTCTCGATCTTCGAGGGGGTCGAAAAGCTGCGTCACCCCGTTTCTGTCACTCATGTCTGGCCGAATTACCTCGTGCTGGGCGGCAGCTTCGTGTTCGAGGGCATTGTCTGGCTGCTGGCAATGCGTGCTTTCCTCCGTCAGAAGGGAAGGCTGGGTGTGCTGGAGGCAGCACAGGCCAGCAAAGATCCGACCGTGTTCACTGTCCTGTTTGAGGATACCGCAGCATTGCTGGGTTTGTTGACGGCGGGGGTCGGGTTGGGGCTGGCCCAATGGCTGCATCAGCCGGCGTTTGATGCGATAGCCTCGCTGGTGATCGGCGGCATATTGGCGGTCACGGCGCTGTTTCTGGCGCGCGAAAGCCGCTCTCTGTTGATCGGCGAGTCTGCGCCTTTAGCGGTGCGGGAGCATATTCGGCGGATTGTGGCATCAGAACCCGGTGTGGTCTGTGCCAATGAAATCCTGACGATGCATTTTGGCCCGTCCGAGGTGCTGGTGGCGATCAGCATGGATTTCGAGAACCAGCGCAGCGCCGGGGCCGTTGAAGCCGCCGTTTCCCGGATCGAGCAGCGTATCAGAAACAACTATCCCGAAGTCAGGCGGGTCTTCGTTGAGGCGCAGGGCTTCGAGAGCCACCGTGCCTTCGATCAGCAGACTGTGCCCGGATAG
- a CDS encoding acid phosphatase, which yields MTRRLTLCRHLLTATLLTTPAVFTAFLPAAYAAEDEAARTGWYFPAQTLPLAKVLAPPPAPGSAAQEKDLKTVRKAEAARTPELIAAVKADAHISVYRFADVMGPGFKPENLPLADKMFRHMSDDIRIAIMDAKKEFNRPRPFVADPKITTIVPQPPNASYPSGHTAFAFANAIVLSAMVPEKAAEIFARAHLYGLHRIMGGVHFPTDVEAGKVSGSVIGSNFLQSPRFQADFTAARKEVRHALGLPETP from the coding sequence ATGACGAGACGCCTTACGCTGTGCCGCCACCTTCTGACAGCGACATTGCTGACAACCCCCGCCGTCTTTACGGCTTTCCTGCCTGCGGCTTATGCGGCAGAGGACGAAGCCGCCCGCACGGGATGGTATTTCCCGGCCCAAACCCTGCCGCTGGCAAAAGTGCTGGCTCCCCCGCCTGCCCCCGGCTCCGCCGCGCAGGAAAAGGATCTGAAGACCGTGCGCAAGGCTGAAGCCGCCCGCACACCGGAGTTGATCGCGGCCGTCAAGGCAGACGCCCATATCAGCGTCTATCGCTTTGCCGATGTCATGGGGCCGGGCTTCAAGCCGGAGAATCTGCCGCTGGCCGACAAGATGTTCAGGCATATGTCCGACGATATTCGTATCGCCATCATGGATGCCAAGAAAGAATTCAACAGGCCCCGACCCTTCGTGGCGGATCCGAAAATCACCACCATCGTGCCGCAGCCGCCCAATGCCTCCTATCCCAGCGGACATACGGCCTTTGCCTTTGCCAATGCCATCGTGCTCTCCGCCATGGTGCCAGAGAAGGCCGCCGAGATTTTTGCCCGTGCTCATCTTTACGGGCTGCACCGCATTATGGGCGGGGTACATTTTCCGACCGATGTCGAGGCAGGCAAGGTCTCCGGCAGCGTGATCGGCAGTAATTTCCTGCAATCTCCCCGGTTTCAGGCTGATTTCACCGCTGCCCGCAAGGAAGTGCGACATGCGCTGGGCCTGCCTGAAACACCCTGA
- a CDS encoding ABC transporter substrate-binding protein, translating into MKPRFAGIIVAGVAAIMTLVTYGAGAQEKRDTSPSVLGVGFLPGVNQDFLRKNMLVDLEARTHLKLRFFQWNGDADTLGHLDGPADSVLEWPEAALDTACEHGLVLPLTKVLDNSDPHHAATGEAEQGNTHAAPAPLSTISPDIVKPSATAGNPQHNPVPHKSTAAGIDWLPQGQGKCGLGAWMRSMVLVWDVSKFQSVEGWSDFWDIAKYPGKRGLHRGAEGNLEIALMADGVSPGDVYNVLSGKDGQDRAFRKLAQLRPYIVWWETDAQAVHLMASGQVLMESAPAERIFLADREAETGAPSATGKTLRYGVQWSGNLYRIGWWAAPSGANPLMVQDFLRTWAGKEVQQAMAGQTGLGTFSPEALAGLSPQIIRWMPTADNHWQKGLKIDAAFWAKNGAMLNERLNQLMK; encoded by the coding sequence ATGAAACCTCGCTTTGCTGGCATTATCGTGGCTGGTGTTGCCGCGATCATGACCCTTGTCACTTACGGGGCGGGGGCGCAGGAGAAGCGGGATACGTCGCCTTCTGTTCTGGGTGTAGGTTTTCTGCCGGGGGTCAATCAGGATTTCCTGCGCAAAAACATGCTGGTCGATCTGGAAGCACGTACGCATCTCAAGCTTCGTTTCTTCCAGTGGAATGGCGACGCTGATACACTCGGTCATCTGGATGGGCCGGCTGACAGCGTGCTTGAATGGCCGGAAGCAGCCCTGGATACTGCCTGCGAGCATGGTCTGGTGCTGCCGCTGACAAAAGTGCTGGACAATTCCGACCCTCATCATGCTGCGACCGGAGAAGCGGAGCAGGGCAATACTCACGCCGCGCCCGCACCACTCTCGACGATATCCCCCGACATTGTGAAACCATCCGCCACAGCAGGCAATCCGCAGCATAATCCTGTGCCGCACAAATCGACCGCCGCAGGGATAGACTGGTTGCCGCAGGGGCAGGGCAAATGCGGGCTGGGCGCATGGATGCGCAGCATGGTTCTGGTCTGGGATGTGTCCAAATTCCAATCCGTGGAAGGCTGGTCGGATTTCTGGGATATCGCCAAATATCCGGGCAAGCGCGGCTTGCATCGTGGGGCGGAAGGCAATCTGGAAATTGCCCTGATGGCTGACGGGGTATCGCCGGGCGATGTCTATAACGTGCTTTCCGGCAAGGACGGTCAGGATCGCGCCTTCCGCAAGCTGGCTCAGCTCCGTCCCTATATCGTGTGGTGGGAGACGGATGCGCAGGCCGTGCATCTGATGGCATCCGGACAGGTCCTGATGGAAAGTGCGCCGGCGGAGCGGATTTTTCTTGCGGACCGGGAAGCTGAAACGGGTGCTCCGTCGGCAACGGGAAAGACCCTGCGCTATGGTGTGCAATGGAGCGGCAATCTCTACCGGATTGGCTGGTGGGCGGCTCCATCCGGGGCCAATCCATTGATGGTGCAGGACTTTCTGAGAACATGGGCCGGTAAGGAGGTCCAGCAGGCCATGGCCGGGCAAACCGGCCTCGGCACTTTTTCCCCTGAGGCACTGGCAGGGTTATCACCGCAGATCATCCGCTGGATGCCCACGGCGGACAATCATTGGCAGAAGGGGCTGAAAATCGATGCCGCATTCTGGGCTAAAAATGGTGCGATGCTGAATGAGCGCCTCAACCAGTTGATGAAATAA
- a CDS encoding N-formylglutamate amidohydrolase — translation MAHNSLLQAPEDEAPVMVLRPEAETDILLVVDHAGRAIPRQLGLLGLAPAELDRHIAWDIGIAGVSEALSQHLDATCIMQRYSRLVIDCNRPLHVPSAIPEISEDTLIPGNAGLDEAEREARRGEIYAPYHARIAAELDRRAERNTVLVAMHSFTPVYKGEVRGMQAGVLYNRHTALPHIMLDLLRAEKGLVVGDNAPYSVSDETDYTVPFHAERRGLPYLEMEIRQDLIADAAGQAEWAARMARLLRIGISRLIG, via the coding sequence ATGGCGCATAACAGCCTGTTGCAGGCCCCCGAGGATGAGGCACCGGTTATGGTGCTGCGACCGGAGGCCGAAACGGATATTCTGCTGGTGGTGGATCATGCCGGCCGCGCCATTCCCCGCCAGCTGGGTTTGCTGGGATTGGCTCCGGCGGAGCTGGACCGGCATATCGCATGGGATATCGGCATTGCAGGCGTGAGTGAGGCTTTGTCGCAGCATCTGGATGCAACCTGCATCATGCAGCGTTATTCCCGGCTGGTCATCGACTGCAACCGCCCGCTGCATGTGCCGAGCGCCATTCCCGAGATCAGCGAAGACACCTTGATTCCTGGTAACGCAGGGCTCGATGAGGCAGAGCGTGAAGCGCGGCGGGGGGAAATTTATGCCCCGTATCACGCCCGCATCGCCGCCGAGCTGGATCGCCGGGCCGAACGCAACACGGTTCTGGTGGCCATGCACAGCTTTACACCGGTTTATAAAGGCGAGGTGAGGGGAATGCAGGCAGGCGTTCTGTATAATCGCCACACGGCGCTGCCGCATATCATGCTGGACCTGCTGCGAGCGGAAAAGGGGCTGGTGGTAGGAGATAACGCCCCCTACAGCGTGAGTGACGAGACGGACTATACGGTGCCCTTCCATGCCGAGCGGCGTGGCCTCCCCTATCTGGAGATGGAAATCCGTCAGGATCTGATTGCCGATGCGGCAGGTCAGGCGGAATGGGCCGCGCGTATGGCGCGTCTGCTGCGCATCGGGATCAGCCGCCTGATCGGGTAG
- a CDS encoding lytic transglycosylase domain-containing protein, with protein MDQIHPPSASLRRKAFRPAFGKLACVAMLALMTACGNHSGRVNESQEAAQYQARASRNYSAPGSAEDPWGPYISEASQRFDVPERWVREVMRVESGGRLFHNGDLVTSPVGAMGLMQVMPGTYDELKVRYSLGEDAYDPHNNILAGTAYLRELYDLYGSPAFLAAYNAGPGRVDDLVNSGRSLPQETRRYVASIAPNIDGLYPISRSPAEQLASTTLSYDQLTTGGSHFSSPRAYAALDQSSSSHGRSRSTATHGRVQTVRMASNSTHGGSSYGRHGAPVAARVQLASATSAPRRGGFSLINRAEASPIQTRGVGGGGWAIQVGAYNSPHLAKAAAANAKASVTHGHTAVGTVKQRGATLYRARLTGMSRESAQAACSKINHGKGGCIVLSPDAQS; from the coding sequence ATGGATCAGATCCACCCCCCCTCAGCATCGCTCCGCCGCAAGGCGTTCCGGCCCGCTTTCGGAAAACTCGCCTGCGTTGCCATGCTGGCGCTGATGACAGCCTGCGGCAATCATAGCGGCAGAGTGAACGAAAGTCAGGAGGCAGCGCAATACCAGGCGCGTGCATCCCGCAATTATTCTGCTCCCGGTTCCGCTGAAGATCCATGGGGTCCCTATATTTCCGAGGCTTCTCAGCGTTTCGACGTTCCCGAGCGGTGGGTCAGGGAGGTTATGCGCGTCGAATCCGGTGGCCGTCTGTTCCATAACGGTGATCTCGTGACATCGCCGGTTGGCGCGATGGGCCTGATGCAGGTGATGCCCGGCACCTATGACGAGCTGAAGGTACGTTACAGCCTCGGTGAAGATGCCTATGATCCCCACAATAATATCCTCGCCGGAACGGCCTATCTGAGGGAGCTTTACGACCTCTATGGGTCTCCGGCTTTTCTGGCGGCTTACAATGCCGGGCCGGGCCGGGTGGATGATCTGGTCAATAGCGGTCGCTCCCTGCCGCAGGAAACCCGGCGTTATGTGGCCTCAATCGCTCCGAATATCGACGGTCTCTATCCGATCAGCCGTTCTCCGGCCGAGCAGCTGGCTTCTACCACGCTCAGCTATGATCAGTTGACTACGGGGGGAAGCCATTTTTCCAGCCCCCGTGCCTATGCGGCGCTGGATCAATCTTCCTCCAGTCATGGGCGATCCCGCTCCACCGCCACGCATGGGCGGGTTCAGACGGTGCGTATGGCATCCAACTCCACGCATGGCGGCTCTTCCTATGGTCGACATGGTGCCCCGGTTGCCGCGCGTGTTCAGCTGGCATCGGCGACTTCCGCTCCGCGTCGTGGTGGCTTCAGCCTGATCAACAGGGCGGAAGCGTCCCCCATTCAGACGCGGGGGGTTGGAGGCGGGGGATGGGCTATTCAGGTGGGAGCCTATAACAGCCCGCATCTTGCCAAGGCAGCGGCGGCCAATGCCAAAGCCTCCGTGACTCATGGCCATACGGCTGTGGGCACCGTCAAGCAACGCGGTGCAACGCTGTATCGGGCGCGGTTGACCGGCATGTCACGGGAATCCGCTCAGGCTGCATGCAGTAAAATCAATCATGGCAAAGGCGGCTGCATCGTGTTGTCCCCGGACGCCCAGTCCTGA
- a CDS encoding ABC transporter ATP-binding protein — MAFLEARNVGVDFPLYHGNARSLKRAVFNAASAGRFGQDARKRTVVQALQDISFTLRPGDRLGLVGSNGAGKTTLLRVLAGIYEPTTGSVRASGTINALLDTTMGTNSDLSGHDNIRLRGMYSGLSRDEITALEKDVETFADLKEFMHLPMRVYSSGMTIRLAFGLATSIRPQILLMDEWFSAGDFSFMSRAKARMEGLVRDSEILVLSSHSHDTVAEWCNRVIWMDQGRIVADGAPKDVLEAYLGRPLKEAERADAFVPS; from the coding sequence ATGGCCTTTTTGGAAGCCCGCAATGTCGGAGTGGATTTTCCGCTCTATCATGGCAACGCCCGCAGCCTGAAACGGGCCGTGTTCAACGCCGCCTCGGCCGGACGGTTCGGGCAGGATGCCCGCAAGCGCACGGTCGTGCAGGCGCTTCAGGATATCAGCTTTACACTCCGTCCCGGTGACAGGCTGGGGCTGGTCGGCAGTAATGGCGCGGGCAAGACCACCTTGCTGCGCGTGCTGGCCGGTATCTATGAGCCCACGACCGGCAGCGTGAGGGCCAGCGGTACCATCAACGCCCTGCTCGATACCACGATGGGCACCAATTCCGACCTCAGCGGCCATGACAATATTCGTCTGCGCGGCATGTATTCCGGCCTGTCCCGCGACGAAATCACCGCGCTGGAAAAAGACGTCGAGACCTTTGCCGATCTGAAAGAATTCATGCACCTGCCGATGCGGGTCTATTCCTCCGGCATGACGATCCGGCTGGCTTTTGGACTGGCCACTTCGATCCGCCCGCAGATCCTGCTGATGGATGAGTGGTTCTCGGCCGGGGATTTCAGCTTCATGAGCCGCGCCAAGGCGCGCATGGAGGGGCTGGTCAGAGACTCCGAAATTCTGGTCCTGTCGAGCCATTCGCATGACACGGTCGCGGAATGGTGCAACCGGGTCATCTGGATGGATCAGGGGCGCATCGTCGCGGATGGTGCTCCGAAGGATGTGCTGGAAGCCTATCTCGGTCGTCCGCTCAAAGAGGCCGAACGCGCCGACGCCTTTGTTCCATCGTAA
- the thyX gene encoding FAD-dependent thymidylate synthase has product MTLSIEQQADIEAARAQSTATRRATVPALENMLYEAVPVLDHGFVRVIDYMGDDAAIVQAARVSYGKGTRHVTEDAGLIRYLMRHRHSTPFEMCEIKYHIKLPIFVARQWIRHRTANVNEYSARYSVMDREFYIPAPEHLAAQSVSNRQGRGDVLQGEEAATVLRLLREDAETCHTHYLAMLNENGTDPERQGLARELARMNLTLNTYTQWYWKTDLHNLLHFLSLRADPHAQYEIRVYADAMIRSVEAWVPLAMAAFREYRLGAFTFSAAMLAVLRRRLNGEAVRQENSGLSRREWLDMEAALSAQEGA; this is encoded by the coding sequence ATGACACTCAGCATAGAACAGCAAGCGGATATTGAAGCCGCCCGTGCCCAGTCAACCGCCACGCGGCGTGCGACCGTCCCCGCGCTGGAAAATATGCTGTATGAAGCCGTACCGGTGCTGGATCACGGCTTTGTCCGTGTGATTGACTATATGGGGGATGATGCCGCCATCGTGCAGGCGGCCCGCGTTTCCTACGGCAAGGGCACCCGCCATGTCACCGAGGATGCCGGGCTGATCCGCTATCTGATGCGCCACCGGCATTCCACCCCGTTCGAGATGTGCGAGATCAAATATCACATCAAATTGCCGATTTTCGTGGCACGGCAGTGGATTCGCCATCGTACTGCCAATGTGAACGAATATTCGGCCCGCTACTCGGTGATGGATCGGGAATTCTATATCCCAGCGCCCGAGCATCTGGCGGCACAATCCGTCAGCAACCGGCAGGGACGTGGCGATGTGCTTCAGGGGGAGGAAGCCGCGACGGTACTGCGTCTGCTGCGCGAGGATGCGGAGACCTGCCACACCCATTACCTCGCCATGCTGAATGAAAACGGAACCGATCCAGAGCGGCAGGGACTGGCCCGCGAGCTGGCGCGCATGAATCTGACCCTGAACACCTACACCCAGTGGTACTGGAAAACCGACCTGCACAACCTGCTGCATTTCCTGTCCCTGCGTGCCGATCCGCATGCGCAGTACGAGATCCGCGTTTATGCAGACGCCATGATACGCAGCGTAGAAGCATGGGTACCGCTGGCCATGGCCGCATTCCGCGAATACCGTCTGGGTGCATTCACCTTCTCTGCCGCCATGCTCGCCGTCCTGCGCAGACGGTTGAACGGTGAAGCCGTCCGTCAGGAAAACAGCGGACTGAGCCGACGGGAATGGCTGGATATGGAAGCCGCTCTGTCTGCTCAGGAAGGCGCGTAA
- a CDS encoding ribokinase, translated as MIVFGSINLDLLLSVPSLPEPGQTLLALDSQTAPGGKGANQAVAAAQDGASVRMIGAVGQDGFADAALYGLKQAGVDLSAVRQVQDRTGLASICIDHEGRNHIVVAPGANRAVRAAWIEDNRLLPGTVLVTQMEVPPDETAAALHRAKQAGMRTVLNLAPAVSLPLETMRSVDILVVNEDEAAWLARHLQTDDSAAALHALLGSTVIKTLGADGVHIANAEATTSLPAFPVSAIDTTGAGDCFVGVLAAALERGASTIEAARRALVASALCCTQPGAQTASPAQHEIEAALR; from the coding sequence ATGATCGTCTTTGGCTCGATCAATCTCGATCTGCTGTTGTCTGTTCCTTCCCTGCCGGAGCCGGGGCAGACCCTGCTTGCCCTCGACAGCCAGACCGCACCGGGTGGCAAGGGGGCCAATCAGGCCGTGGCCGCGGCGCAGGATGGTGCCAGCGTGCGAATGATCGGGGCCGTTGGTCAGGATGGTTTTGCCGACGCTGCCCTATACGGACTGAAACAGGCCGGGGTTGATCTCAGCGCGGTGCGCCAGGTGCAGGACAGAACCGGTCTGGCCTCCATCTGCATTGACCATGAAGGACGCAATCACATCGTCGTCGCACCCGGCGCCAATCGCGCCGTGCGGGCAGCGTGGATCGAGGACAACCGGCTGCTCCCCGGCACCGTGCTGGTCACGCAGATGGAGGTTCCACCGGACGAAACAGCGGCCGCCCTGCATCGTGCGAAGCAGGCCGGTATGCGGACTGTGCTGAACCTTGCCCCCGCTGTTTCCTTGCCTCTGGAAACAATGCGATCCGTGGATATTCTGGTGGTCAATGAAGATGAGGCCGCATGGCTGGCCCGTCATCTCCAGACCGATGACAGCGCCGCAGCCCTTCATGCCTTGCTCGGCAGCACCGTGATCAAGACACTGGGCGCGGACGGCGTCCATATCGCCAATGCGGAAGCAACAACATCCCTGCCCGCTTTCCCGGTCTCCGCCATCGACACGACCGGTGCTGGAGACTGCTTCGTCGGGGTGCTTGCCGCGGCACTGGAAAGGGGCGCATCCACCATAGAGGCTGCCCGACGCGCTCTCGTCGCCAGCGCGCTCTGCTGTACCCAGCCCGGCGCACAGACAGCGTCACCGGCGCAGCATGAAATTGAAGCGGCACTGCGGTAA
- a CDS encoding ABC transporter permease — protein MRETEFFVESGSSFRVRNRLAMQDIADGLKLMRLGCTLGLLDIKGRYRGSMLGPFWMTLSTAVMVLALGLLYSQLLGQTVAQFLPYLSLSLVLWGFLQNIIQDGCAVFTSSEGMIRAVRMPFFVHATRSIIRNLVILAHNMLVFIAVFAFFRIWPGEAVFGAIPALLLWLIDGYALTIMMGILCARFRDVPPIVSNLVQIGFYITPIIWKPEQLLYGRDYLPLNPFYAMLAVLRDPFLGLTPSWQVWTSALVYSTLLCIGSWFLFARVRGRIAFWI, from the coding sequence GTGCGTGAAACAGAATTTTTTGTGGAAAGCGGCAGCAGTTTCAGGGTGCGCAACCGCCTTGCCATGCAGGATATCGCCGACGGTCTGAAGCTGATGCGGCTCGGCTGCACGCTCGGGCTGCTGGATATCAAGGGACGCTATCGCGGCTCCATGCTGGGTCCGTTCTGGATGACCCTCTCCACCGCTGTGATGGTCCTGGCGCTCGGGCTGCTGTATTCCCAGTTGCTCGGGCAGACCGTCGCCCAATTCCTGCCTTACCTGTCGCTGTCACTGGTGCTCTGGGGTTTTCTGCAAAACATCATTCAGGATGGCTGTGCTGTTTTTACCTCCTCGGAAGGCATGATCCGTGCCGTCCGCATGCCCTTTTTCGTGCATGCCACACGGTCCATCATCCGCAATCTGGTGATTCTGGCCCATAACATGCTGGTCTTTATCGCCGTCTTCGCCTTTTTCAGGATTTGGCCGGGCGAGGCTGTGTTCGGTGCCATTCCGGCCCTTTTGCTCTGGTTGATTGATGGATACGCACTGACCATCATGATGGGGATTCTCTGCGCCCGTTTCCGTGACGTGCCGCCCATCGTCTCCAACCTCGTGCAGATCGGGTTCTATATCACTCCGATCATCTGGAAGCCGGAACAGCTTCTGTACGGTCGGGACTATCTGCCCCTGAACCCGTTTTACGCCATGCTGGCCGTTCTGCGTGATCCCTTTCTGGGACTGACGCCCAGCTGGCAGGTATGGACCTCCGCCCTTGTCTACAGCACCCTGCTGTGCATCGGCAGCTGGTTCCTGTTCGCGCGCGTGCGCGGGCGCATCGCATTCTGGATCTGA